ATATACTCCTAGGAATAGGTAAAGTTAACGCTGCTAAATAGGTACTGCCATACAAATACCCTTCTCTTTTGGGTACGTAAGCTAAAATAGGTAAAGGACCGCCGTTACGCCCTCCGGTTAACTCTCCTGCTTCTTCATCACTACCGATCGCCTGAACTAAACCCCCTTGTATATCCGTTAAAGTACTAAAATTAGCTACCCCTGTGTCCCTCACCACGTTTCTAAAAGTCCCCAACAGTCCAACCCCGATAATAGCTACTAAAATAATGCCAACTACCTTAATTAGGGAAAATCGACCCTTGCGAATCATCCACGTCATCACCCCAATCATCATGAAGTAAATAATCGCACTTCTTGAGCCACTAAATAAAAATCTAGTTAACATCGCGCTGATAGCACAACTCCAAAATAGAGGTTTAGTAAATACATTAGGATCGATCGCCAACCAAATTAAACAAGCGACAATACCAAAGTTAATTAAAAAAGCCCAATAGTATTGACCCGCAAAATTAGCATGTCTTCCCCCTAACCAGTTAGCAACTAAATGTCCCGTTAATCCTCCATGACCATCTACAAATACTAAGAACACCAACACCGAAAAAGTTACAGCTAGTACGGTTTTAATCCCAGCATTTTTAATCTGTTTTAATTTTAACTGCGGTGTTTTCAGGGAAGGTAGCAGAAAAAACCCTAAATAGTAAGCTCCGATACTGATTATCGTGATTAAGGAAGCGTAAGTATTGAGCCTAATCATGCTTTCTTTCCCCCAATCACTCAAAGCTGCGTTAGTCACAGGAACGAATACCAAACTACCTGGACCTTCCCAAAACAGCTGAAATACTTTAGGTATAAACAAAGGTAAATTGAAAGCAAAAGTATAGAGAGGCAAAAAGATCAGAGGATGGAACCAACCATAACTAGAACGATAAAAAAAGATAGGTAAATACAGCATTACCGATTGTCCCAAACCCGCTAATGACGCCCAGGTAGTTGATTCGCTATTACTATTGATAAACTCCATAAACTCTATCAGTAACTGCAAACTTATTAAAATTATTAATAAAATGCGATAGTGAGGTTTAATTGGTACAAATGGCGAGATTTTTTGAATTTTTCTGATTAGTTGGTTTGGTTCGAGCAGTTCGGGGGCATTAATCTTCATAAATTCCTAATTCCATAGAGATAAGTCTAAATTGAACTCTTTTGCCAAGCTTTGATTAAAGGGGGCAAAATATTCATCCAACTGTTGTAGAGTTTTTTGATCTTCCTGGGAAATATTTTTACTTTTTTTGCTCGTAAATATTCCCAAATATTTATCAATTAATAAGTTTTTCAACAGACTCTTTGGTATCTTTTTAGCTATTTTTCTCGCGTTGCGGTGTATCACTTGATTT
The genomic region above belongs to Gloeocapsa sp. PCC 73106 and contains:
- a CDS encoding O-antigen polymerase; amino-acid sequence: MKINAPELLEPNQLIRKIQKISPFVPIKPHYRILLIILISLQLLIEFMEFINSNSESTTWASLAGLGQSVMLYLPIFFYRSSYGWFHPLIFLPLYTFAFNLPLFIPKVFQLFWEGPGSLVFVPVTNAALSDWGKESMIRLNTYASLITIISIGAYYLGFFLLPSLKTPQLKLKQIKNAGIKTVLAVTFSVLVFLVFVDGHGGLTGHLVANWLGGRHANFAGQYYWAFLINFGIVACLIWLAIDPNVFTKPLFWSCAISAMLTRFLFSGSRSAIIYFMMIGVMTWMIRKGRFSLIKVVGIILVAIIGVGLLGTFRNVVRDTGVANFSTLTDIQGGLVQAIGSDEEAGELTGGRNGGPLPILAYVPKREGYLYGSTYLAALTLPIPRSIWPEKPGLCGGRAAQTFYFEQADWAIPCGSIGEAYWNFGLPGVCVVFFLYGYFHKWLAQSFRKYAGYASTIVLYTIILFYVRPDTTSVMKLLQLVIQTMILLYLWGGLPLFWRRIRKI